Proteins encoded within one genomic window of Oncorhynchus mykiss isolate Arlee chromosome 27, USDA_OmykA_1.1, whole genome shotgun sequence:
- the LOC110507734 gene encoding protein FAM222B isoform X1, with protein MLACLPASSGDPTTRFLSHTQMNTGLQQWDTTQKMRSANYPTPAELDAFAKKVANKPLTIKIFPNSVKVPQRKHIRRTVNGLDTSSQRHSPYQSQVSSTRAGLLAVLRTSTGKSTLKDTDGSQAHLLPKAAMNLHSGSHVTQSSLNLPEPVPHLQGMSQTQHQALNQKQGLPHPHPQHAVQQHNMAHRVTSQPHIPQPQPKTLQQQNMAHPQTLQQQNMAHPQTLQRQPSLSQLQTVQQQQQNLAHPQNIQRQQSLPHTQTLRQQDQTRPQTLQQQHLFHPQTLQHQTLPHQQALVQQAVAQAQGLRHLPDLAQAQPPPSLQHSQGMQHPQSLSQPLPQGIRHQPDVAQSQPPPSLQHSQGLPPSQQFPQASGAGPGPHSALQPQPGPPYGPRKLPDADVPPNVTVSTSTIPLSMAACLHHNRPGTDLSSIVHQINQFCQARAGMGATSVCEGQIANPSPISRNLLINASSRVNTPHNLDLLPSCLLGPTEKAPEESQGPAGGLQPNIAVMNRLPPAFHTDIKQQLQQQQLQQLQQVHQQQQHNQVQQLQQVHQQQQLQHQLQQQLQQQQLQQQHSWNQHQLAHMQHLPEGTNPSKNPRREIPSGPVYTAKTLNYPHVLLASQPQAFYLKHPSDKTTPSSSVTGPPGGTMPSYTNGCYLQAPWGSVLQAGKSDGLGPLDLAFQGGPSGASIDCSTPGSQYRPGARPGFPGSGQTKLMKQNVSDYLAGDFQAFQHNPGAMGKMHRPPMSRALAQGPELGNGRNIPAHHPGYR; from the exons ATGCTGGCCTGTCTGCCAGCATCATCAGGTGACCCTACAACCCGATTTCTCTCCCACACGCAGATGAACACTGGACTTCAGCAAT GGGACACTACACAGAAGATGAGATCTGCCAACTATCCAACCCCAGCAGAATTAGATGCCTTTGCTAAGAAAGTCGCCAACAAGCCTCTGACCATAAAGATCTTCCCCAACAGTGTCAAAGTACCTCAGAGAAAGCACATCCGCCGCACAGTGAACGGGTTGGACACGTCCAGCCAGCGCCACAGCCCCTACCAGTCTCAGGTCAGCAGCACCAGAGCGGGCCTCCTAGCCGTCCTCCGCACTTCGACCGGGAAAAGCACCCTCAAAGACACAGACGGCAGCCAAGCCCATCTGCTTCCCAAAGCAGCCATGAACCTCCACAGCGGGTCGCACGTCACTCAAAGCTCTTTAAATCTCCCCGAGCCTGTCCCCCACCTCCAGGGCATGTCCCAAACCCAACACCAGGCATTGAACCAGAAACAGGGCCTCCCCCACCCACATCCACAGCATGCTgtacagcagcacaacatggctcATCGTGTGACTTCACAGCCACATATTCCTCAACCTCAACCTAAAACTTTACAGCAACAAAACATGGCCCACCCTCAAACTTTACAGCAACAGAACATGGCCCACCCTCAAACTTTACAGCGGCAACCAAGCTTGTCCCAGCTGCAAACTgtacagcagcaacagcagaatCTGGCGCACCCCCAGAATATCCAGCGGCAGCAAAGTTTGCCTCACACGCAGACTTTACGACAGCAAGATCAGACTCGGCCACAAACCTTACAGCAGCAGCATCTTTTTCATCCTCAGACGCTGCAGCACCAGACTCTTCCTCACCAACAAGCTTTAGTACAGCAGGCTGTGGCTCAGGCTCAAGGTCTCCGGCACCTGCCTGACTTAGCCCAGGCCCAGCCTCCACCTAGTCTGCAACATTCCCAGGGCATGCAGCACCCCCAGAGCCTGTCACAGCCTCTCCCCCAGGGCATCCGGCACCAGCCTGACGTAGCCCAGTCCCAGCCTCCACCCAGTCTGCAACATTCCCAGGGCCTCCCCCCATCTCAGCAGTTCCCCCAGGCCTCCGGTGCCGGCCCTGGCCCTCACTCTGCCCTGCAGCCCCAGCCAGGCCCCCCCTATGGCCCCAGGAAGCTGCCAGACGCAGACGTCCCGCCAAACGTAACTGTatctacctccaccatcccgcTATCCATGGCGGCCTGCCTGCACCACAACCGGCCGGGCACAGACCTGAGTAGCATCGTGCACCAGATCAACCAGTTCTGTCAGGCTCGGGCCGGAATGGGTGCCACCTCGGTGTGTGAGGGCCAGATTGCCAACCCCAGCCCCATCAGCCGTAACCTTCTCATCAATGCCAGCTCCAGGGTCAACACACCCCACAATCTGGACCTCCTTCCCTCCTGCCTGCTGGGCCCCACAGAGAAGGCCCCTGAAGAGTCCCAGGGCCCTGCTGGTGGCCTACAGCCCAACATAGCTGTCATGAACAGGTTGCCACCTGCTTTCCACACTGACATAAAGCAGCAGTTACAGCAGCAGCAATTACAGCAGTTACAACAGGTtcaccagcaacaacaacataATCAGGTACAGCAGCTCCAACAGGTTCACCAGCAGCAACAGCTACAACATCAGTTACAGCAGCAACTCCAACAGCAGCAACTCCAACAGCAACACTCCTGGAACCAGCACCAGCTGGCTCACATGCAGCACCTGCCCGAGGGAACCAACCCCAGCAAGAACCCCAGGAGAGAAATCCCCTCTGGGCCTGTCTACACTGCCAAGACCCTCAACTATCCCCACGTGCTGCTGGCCTCGCAGCCACAAGCTTTCTACCTTAAACACCCATCAGACAAGACAACCCCCTCGTCCTCCGTAACCGGCCCACCGGGTGGCACCATGCCCAGCTACACCAACGGGTGCTACCTGCAGGCTCCATGGGGCAGTGTCCTACAAGCAGGCAAAAGTGATGGTCTTGGCCCTCTGGATTTGGCCTTCCAGGGGGGCCCGTCAGGGGCCTCCATAGACTGCAGCACACCAGGATCACAGTACCGACCAGGAGCCAGACCCGGGTTCCCAGGTTCGGGTCAGACCAAGCTGATGAAGCAGAACGTGTCTGATTACCTGGCTGGGGATTTCCAGGCATTCCAGCATAACCCAGGTGCCATGGGGAAGATGCACAGGCCCCCCATGAGTAGAGCTCTAGCCCAGGGCCCAGAGTTAGGCAACGGTAGAAATATCCCCGCTCATCACCCAGGCTATAGATAG
- the LOC110507734 gene encoding protein FAM222B isoform X2, translated as MLACLPASSGDPTTRFLSHTQMNTGLQQWDTTQKMRSANYPTPAELDAFAKKVANKPLTIKIFPNSVKVPQRKHIRRTVNGLDTSSQRHSPYQSQVSSTRAGLLAVLRTSTGKSTLKDTDGSQAHLLPKAAMNLHSGSHVTQSSLNLPEPVPHLQGMSQTQHQALNQKQGLPHPHPQHAVQQHNMAHRVTSQPHIPQPQTLQQQNMAHPQTLQRQPSLSQLQTVQQQQQNLAHPQNIQRQQSLPHTQTLRQQDQTRPQTLQQQHLFHPQTLQHQTLPHQQALVQQAVAQAQGLRHLPDLAQAQPPPSLQHSQGMQHPQSLSQPLPQGIRHQPDVAQSQPPPSLQHSQGLPPSQQFPQASGAGPGPHSALQPQPGPPYGPRKLPDADVPPNVTVSTSTIPLSMAACLHHNRPGTDLSSIVHQINQFCQARAGMGATSVCEGQIANPSPISRNLLINASSRVNTPHNLDLLPSCLLGPTEKAPEESQGPAGGLQPNIAVMNRLPPAFHTDIKQQLQQQQLQQLQQVHQQQQHNQVQQLQQVHQQQQLQHQLQQQLQQQQLQQQHSWNQHQLAHMQHLPEGTNPSKNPRREIPSGPVYTAKTLNYPHVLLASQPQAFYLKHPSDKTTPSSSVTGPPGGTMPSYTNGCYLQAPWGSVLQAGKSDGLGPLDLAFQGGPSGASIDCSTPGSQYRPGARPGFPGSGQTKLMKQNVSDYLAGDFQAFQHNPGAMGKMHRPPMSRALAQGPELGNGRNIPAHHPGYR; from the exons ATGCTGGCCTGTCTGCCAGCATCATCAGGTGACCCTACAACCCGATTTCTCTCCCACACGCAGATGAACACTGGACTTCAGCAAT GGGACACTACACAGAAGATGAGATCTGCCAACTATCCAACCCCAGCAGAATTAGATGCCTTTGCTAAGAAAGTCGCCAACAAGCCTCTGACCATAAAGATCTTCCCCAACAGTGTCAAAGTACCTCAGAGAAAGCACATCCGCCGCACAGTGAACGGGTTGGACACGTCCAGCCAGCGCCACAGCCCCTACCAGTCTCAGGTCAGCAGCACCAGAGCGGGCCTCCTAGCCGTCCTCCGCACTTCGACCGGGAAAAGCACCCTCAAAGACACAGACGGCAGCCAAGCCCATCTGCTTCCCAAAGCAGCCATGAACCTCCACAGCGGGTCGCACGTCACTCAAAGCTCTTTAAATCTCCCCGAGCCTGTCCCCCACCTCCAGGGCATGTCCCAAACCCAACACCAGGCATTGAACCAGAAACAGGGCCTCCCCCACCCACATCCACAGCATGCTgtacagcagcacaacatggctcATCGTGTGACTTCACAGCCACATATTCCTCAA CCTCAAACTTTACAGCAACAGAACATGGCCCACCCTCAAACTTTACAGCGGCAACCAAGCTTGTCCCAGCTGCAAACTgtacagcagcaacagcagaatCTGGCGCACCCCCAGAATATCCAGCGGCAGCAAAGTTTGCCTCACACGCAGACTTTACGACAGCAAGATCAGACTCGGCCACAAACCTTACAGCAGCAGCATCTTTTTCATCCTCAGACGCTGCAGCACCAGACTCTTCCTCACCAACAAGCTTTAGTACAGCAGGCTGTGGCTCAGGCTCAAGGTCTCCGGCACCTGCCTGACTTAGCCCAGGCCCAGCCTCCACCTAGTCTGCAACATTCCCAGGGCATGCAGCACCCCCAGAGCCTGTCACAGCCTCTCCCCCAGGGCATCCGGCACCAGCCTGACGTAGCCCAGTCCCAGCCTCCACCCAGTCTGCAACATTCCCAGGGCCTCCCCCCATCTCAGCAGTTCCCCCAGGCCTCCGGTGCCGGCCCTGGCCCTCACTCTGCCCTGCAGCCCCAGCCAGGCCCCCCCTATGGCCCCAGGAAGCTGCCAGACGCAGACGTCCCGCCAAACGTAACTGTatctacctccaccatcccgcTATCCATGGCGGCCTGCCTGCACCACAACCGGCCGGGCACAGACCTGAGTAGCATCGTGCACCAGATCAACCAGTTCTGTCAGGCTCGGGCCGGAATGGGTGCCACCTCGGTGTGTGAGGGCCAGATTGCCAACCCCAGCCCCATCAGCCGTAACCTTCTCATCAATGCCAGCTCCAGGGTCAACACACCCCACAATCTGGACCTCCTTCCCTCCTGCCTGCTGGGCCCCACAGAGAAGGCCCCTGAAGAGTCCCAGGGCCCTGCTGGTGGCCTACAGCCCAACATAGCTGTCATGAACAGGTTGCCACCTGCTTTCCACACTGACATAAAGCAGCAGTTACAGCAGCAGCAATTACAGCAGTTACAACAGGTtcaccagcaacaacaacataATCAGGTACAGCAGCTCCAACAGGTTCACCAGCAGCAACAGCTACAACATCAGTTACAGCAGCAACTCCAACAGCAGCAACTCCAACAGCAACACTCCTGGAACCAGCACCAGCTGGCTCACATGCAGCACCTGCCCGAGGGAACCAACCCCAGCAAGAACCCCAGGAGAGAAATCCCCTCTGGGCCTGTCTACACTGCCAAGACCCTCAACTATCCCCACGTGCTGCTGGCCTCGCAGCCACAAGCTTTCTACCTTAAACACCCATCAGACAAGACAACCCCCTCGTCCTCCGTAACCGGCCCACCGGGTGGCACCATGCCCAGCTACACCAACGGGTGCTACCTGCAGGCTCCATGGGGCAGTGTCCTACAAGCAGGCAAAAGTGATGGTCTTGGCCCTCTGGATTTGGCCTTCCAGGGGGGCCCGTCAGGGGCCTCCATAGACTGCAGCACACCAGGATCACAGTACCGACCAGGAGCCAGACCCGGGTTCCCAGGTTCGGGTCAGACCAAGCTGATGAAGCAGAACGTGTCTGATTACCTGGCTGGGGATTTCCAGGCATTCCAGCATAACCCAGGTGCCATGGGGAAGATGCACAGGCCCCCCATGAGTAGAGCTCTAGCCCAGGGCCCAGAGTTAGGCAACGGTAGAAATATCCCCGCTCATCACCCAGGCTATAGATAG